A single window of Acanthopagrus latus isolate v.2019 chromosome 1, fAcaLat1.1, whole genome shotgun sequence DNA harbors:
- the pi4k2b gene encoding phosphatidylinositol 4-kinase type 2-beta, with the protein MMSECDPTEATEPALDTGATAVPSSECNFHSSDPPTVLFDRNRLGLGLAANPGVAVRISDSCESVLTELETDGSGEEALLLPCLAGSSSSPRGVREKRSRRNRHSSSSDKDTLSSPGANGGDFNHFPDDPEFADIIQRADQAIENGVFPERISQGSSGSYFVKDPKGKIIGVFKPKSEEPYGHLNPKWTKYFHKLCCPCCFGRGCLLPNQGYLSEAAASLVDTKLGLGVVPKTKVVYLASETFHYSAIDRAKSRGKKYALEKVPKVGRRFHRVGLPPKVGSFQLFVEGYHEADYWLRRFEAEPLPENIRKQLQSQFERLVVLDYVIRNTDRGNDNWLIKYEKPGEGGEEDGQKDAEWPESSSDSCIKIAAIDNGLAFPFKHPDEWRAYPFHWAWLPQAKVAFSQETRDLVLSRLSDMNFVQDLCEDLYEMFKTDKGFDKTMFERQMSVMRGQVLNLTQALKDGKSPIQLVQMPRVVVERSRSGGQGRVVTLGNAFTQTFHCKRPFFSSW; encoded by the exons ATGATGTCAGAATGCGACCCGACAGAGGCAACCGAGCCAGCGCTGGACACCGGGGCGACAGCGGTGCCTTCTTCGGAGTGTAACTTTCACTCCTCGGACCCTCCGACGGTATTATTTGACAGGAATAGGTTAGGTTTGGGGCTTGCGGCGAACCCTGGAGTCGCCGTCCGCATTTCGGACTCTTGTGAAAGCGTCTTGACCGAGCTGGAGACGGACGGTTCCGGGGAAGAGGCGCTGTTGTTACCGTGCCTAGCAGGAAGCTCGTCGTCTCCGCGGGGTGTACGAGAGAAGAGGAGCAGGCGGAACAGACACAGCTCGTCGTCGGATAAAGACACCTTGTCCTCCCCAG GTGCCAACGGTGGGGACTTCAACCACTTCCCTGATGATCCTGAGTTTGCAGATATTATCCAAAGGGCAGACCAAGCTATCGAGAATGGCGTCTTTCCAGAGAGGATTTCCCAGGGTTCCAGTGGGAGCTACTTTGTCAAAGACCCGAAAGGG AAAATCATTGGTGTTTTCAAACCAAAGTCAGAAGAACCTTATGGTCACCTGAACCCTAAATGGACCAAATATTTTCACAAG CTGTGCTGTCCGTGTTGTTTCGGCCGAGGCTGCTTGTTGCCTAACCAGGGTTACCTCTCTGAGGCTGCTGCCTCACTAGTTGACACCAAGCTTGGCCTGGGAGTGGTGCCCAAAACGAAG GTGGTATATCTGGCAAGTGAGACGTTCCACTACAGCGCCATCGACAGAGCCAAATCCAGGGGAAAGAAGTACGCCTTAGAGAAAGTCCCCAAGGTGGGACGACGATTCCACAGAGTGGGCCTCCCACCCAAG GTGGGCtcatttcagctgtttgtggAGGGTTACCATGAGGCGGACTACTGGCTGCGCCGCTTCGAAGCAGAACCTCTGCCAGAGAACATCAGGAAGCAGCTGCAGTCCCAGTTTGAGCGGCTGGTAGTGTTGGACTATGTTAttagaaacacag ATCGCGGGAATGACAACTGGTTGATCAAGTATGAGAAgccaggagaaggaggagaagaggatggACAAAAG GATGCAGAGTGGCCAGAGAGCAGCTCAGACTCTTGCATCAAGATAGCAGCAATCGACAACGGCCTGGCCTTCCCCTTTAAACATCCGGATGAATGGAGAGCCT ACCCGTTCCACTGGGCATGGCTCCCGCAGGCTAAGGTGGCCTTTTCCCAGGAGACCAGAGACCTGGTGCTGTCCCGCCTCTCTGACATGAACTTTGTCCAGGACCTCTGTGAGGACCTCTATGAGATGTTCAAG ACGGATAAAGGCTTTGACAAAACCATGTTTGAGAGACAGATGTCTGTCATGAGGGGACAG GTGCTGAACCTGACCCAGGCGCTGAAGGACGGGAAGAGCCCCATCCAGCTGGTTCAGATGCCCCGGGTGGTGGTGGAGCGCAGCCGATCGGGCGGCCAGGGACGTGTGGTCACACTTGGCAACGCCTTCACACAAACCTTTCACTGCAAGCGtccatttttctcctcttggtAG